The proteins below are encoded in one region of Fulvia fulva chromosome 9, complete sequence:
- a CDS encoding putative proline dehydrogenase, mitochondrial → MFGRTATTSVRQLYASTPFRIVQGAEKTAVVTCRRTYSDFSADARDTDFVPKYVSKPEVTAPTATPTGLERMPNINVFRNLLLGTMLTSPILSKIGFGLFGTVTNSKSAMLNPDRNPVLRAIIKPLIYDQFCAGTNPKEIFRTRDVTKGMGYGGIVLCYGKEIQISSTGEVHSTGKGNANQTLEINAWRDGNLETLDMTGKGDWLGMKLTGAGPGVTKALMQNQEPPQEFVAAMDAICQKAKDQNVRLWVDAEQQTVQTAIDRWTIDFMRKWNKDGDVVVYQTIQAYLKASRPRLMNQLAIAEREGWTIAVKLVRGAYIANDQRELIHDTKQDTDDSYNGLVHDMLSGTNLGFTPDKFPRMQLILAGHNPESVAKAWNLVQRLSEKGTLKVLPEFVQLQGMGDELGCKVLQRCDDLRKQKGSVTTGALTLEQANSSGRQNAVVPAVYKCLTWGSIQECMQYLYRRLVENQGGADRMKDGLSAYRQEVWRRLTRSLSFR, encoded by the coding sequence ATGTTCGGACGGACCGCTACTACCAGTGTTCGACAGCTATACGCCTCGACGCCATTCAGGATTGTTCAGGGCGCTGAGAAGACCGCCGTCGTCACCTGCCGACGAACCTATTCTGACTTCTCTGCGGATGCGAGAGACACGGACTTTGTCCCCAAATATGTCTCGAAGCCAGAGGTcaccgctcctacggctacgCCGACAGGTCTTGAGCGGATGCCGAACATCAACGTCTTCAGAAATCTCTTGTTGGGCACGATGTTGACGTCGCCCATTCTATCAAAGATTGGCTTCGGACTCTTCGGAACAGTTACCAACTCGAAGTCAGCCATGCTCAACCCGGACAGAAACCCTGTGCTCAGGGCAATCATCAAACCACTCATATACGACCAGTTCTGTGCCGGCACGAACCCAAAGGAGATTTTCCGTACGAGAGATGTTACGAAAGGCATGGGCTACGGTGGTATCGTTCTATGCTACGGCAAGGAGATTCAAATCTCCTCCACAGGCGAGGTCCATTCGACAGGCAAAGGCAACGCCAACCAGACTCTTGAGATCAACGCGTGGCGAGATGGCAACCTCGAGACGCTTGACATGACTGGCAAGGGCGATTGGCTCGGGATGAAGCTGACTGGTGCTGGTCCTGGTGTCACGAAGGCACTTATGCAGAACCAGGAGCCACCACAAGAATTCGTCGCTGCTATGGATGCCATCTGCCAGAAAGCCAAAGACCAAAATGTCAGACTATGGGTTGATGCTGAGCAACAGACCGTCCAGACTGCTATTGACCGATGGACAATCGACTTTATGCGCAAGTGGAACAAAGATGGCGACGTCGTTGTCTACCAAACGATCCAGGCATATCTCAAAGCATCTCGGCCGCGACTCATGAATCAGCTTGCAATCGCCGAGCGGGAAGGATGGACAATTGCAGTGAAGCTTGTGCGTGGTGCATACATTGCCAACGACCAACGAGAGTTGATTCACGATACCAAGCAAGACACCGACGACTCATACAACGGCCTGGTTCACGACATGCTTTCTGGCACCAACCTCGGCTTCACCCCAGACAAGTTTCCAAGAATGCAGCTCATTCTCGCCGGTCACAACCCGGAAAGCGTCGCAAAAGCCTGGAACCTCGTGCAAAGACTCTCCGAGAAGGGAACGCTCAAGGTCCTGCCTGAATTTGTCCAGCTACAAGGCATGGGCGATGAACTCGGCTGCAAGGTCCTCCAACGATGCGATGACCTTCGCAAGCAAAAGGGCTCGGTAACAACAGGCGCTCTCACACTTGAGCAGGCCAACTCATCCGGGCGACAGAACGCCGTTGTGCCGGCTGTCTACAAATGCCTCACATGGGGCAGCATTCAGGAGTGCATGCAGTACCTCTACCGTCGTCTGGTCGAGAACCAGGGCGGAGCCGACAGGATGAAGGATGGCCTGTCTGCTTACCGACAGGAGGTATGGCGAAGACTGACACGATCGCTCTCGTTCAGATGA
- a CDS encoding Putative 4-hydroxy-2-oxoglutarate aldolase, mitochondrial yields the protein MAAVEIQQSSTGREPGTSSSKRAYSHSHPVPAPGCYVPAITFYQRNADKLDLDAQAKYYSYLASTGLQGLVILGTNAETFLLTRDERKTLLQLARRTVPRDTPIIAGVGGHSTAQVLEYIQHAYEAGSDFVLLLPCAYFGKQTTPAVVKDFFNSVAKQSPLPIILYNFPAVCNGLDLDSDIIEEIARANENVVGVKLTCGSVAKIARLAAVFPPSRFAVYGGQSDFLLGGLAVGSSGCIAAFANVFPRSVARIHNLWAAGKQQEALALQKTLSLAESPTKAGIANTKYAAAVITAPKAGIKDAAPLLRPRHPYKEPDQASKTRIEKTIGAIAHLEDQSAEVEIRSRL from the exons ATGGCAGCAGTAGAAATCCAGCAATCTTCCACAGGCCGCGAGCCAGGCACGAGCAGCAGCAAGAGAGCGTACAGCCACAGCCATCCAGTCCCGGCACCAGGCTGCTATGTACCAGCCATCACTTTCTACCAGCGAAACGCGGACAAGCTCGACCTTGACGCACAAGCGAAATACTACTCTTACCTCGCGAGCACTGGACTGCAGGGACTTGTGATTCTCGGCACAAACGCAGAGACGTTCCTTCTGACCCGCGATGAGCGCAAGACACTTCTACAGCTGGCACGGAGGACTGTGCCACGAGACACTCCCATAATTGCTGGTGTTGGTGGCCATTCGACGGCGCAGGTGCTTGAGTACATTCAGCATGCGTATGAGGCGGGCAGTGATTTTGTGCTCTTGCTGCCGTGTGCATACTTTGGGAAGCAGACGACGCCAGCAGTGGTGAAGGACTTCTTCAACTCGGTTGCTAAGCAGAGCCCGCTGCCAATC ATCCTCTACAACTTCCCAGCAGTCTGCAACGGCCTCGACCTCGACTCCGACATCATCGAAGAAATCGCACGAGCGAATGAGAACGTCGTCGGTGTGAAGTTGACCTGCGGCTCCGTGGCAAAGATCGCACGACTAGCAGCAGTCTTCCCCCCTTCGCGATTCGCTGTCTACGGTGGTCAATCCGACTTCCTTCTTGGCGGTTTGGCTGTTGGCAGTTCAGGTTGCATCGCTGCGTTTGCCAATGTGTTCCCACGGAGTGTTGCAAGAATCCATAACCTCTGGGCAGCTGGAAAGCAGCAAGAGGCACTTGCTTTGCAGAAGACTCTTTCGCTGGCAGAGTCTCCAACGAAGGCAGGCATCGCAAATACGAAATATGCTGCTGCGGTTATCACGGCACCAAAGGCGGGCATTAAGGATGCTGCGCCGCTGTTGAGGCCACGACACCCGTACAAGGAGCCAGACCAGGCGTCGAAGACCAGGATCGAGAAGACGATTGGCGCCATCGCACACTTGGAGGATCAGTCGGCGGAGGTTGAGATCAGGAGTCGATTGTAG
- a CDS encoding Pyrroline-5-carboxylate reductase gives MGSTGKSQHVAILGCGVMGAAVLEGWLKNGSGYTFAAHTRTEASLNSLKNDLGDLSGNVKFSHGNDQIAATAKDADIVLLGFLPKQLAEVLKLPGLADALNGKSIISMLAGVPISQVQDAIISGSSGSKASDFNVSRIIPTLGVKIGESVTLIADPAEPTESKESAQLIHSLLELIGAPQHIPEALMDEATAIQSAVHALAIVGVDGATDASVADGLPRSTALGLVAASLQSAAGLMARGPYSPESLKAGMSTPGGITLNALVQLNAEATPGIAKAVRGAVKFTKSMNE, from the exons ATGGGTTCTACAGGCAAGAGTCAGCATGTAGCCATCCTTGGCTGTG GCGTGATGGGCGCAGCAGTCCTCGAGGGCTGGCTGAAGAATGGATCCGGCTACACATTCGCAGCGCACACAAGAACAGAAGCATCACTCAACAGCCTCAAAAACGACCTCGGCGACCTCAGTGGCAACGTCAAATTCTCCCACGGCAACGACCAAATCGCAGCAACAGCAAAAGACGCAGACATCGTGCTGCTCGGCTTCCTACCCAAGCAGCTCGCCGAAGTCCTCAAGCTCCCAGGCCTCGCAGACGCCCTCAACGGCAAATCCATCATCAGCATGCTAGCCGGCGTCCCCATCTCTCAAGTCCAAGACGCAATAATCTCTGGCTCCTCCGGTTCAAAGGCCAGCGACTTCAACGTATCCCGCATCATCCCAACTCTCGGTGTGAAAATCGGCGAGAGCGTCACTCTCATCGCCGACCCAGCAGAACCGACGGAGTCGAAGGAGTCCGCGCAGCTTATCCATTCTCTTCTCGAACTGATAGGAGCGCCTCAGCACATTCCAGAAGCGTTGATGGACGAGGCCACGGCGATTCAGTCGGCTGTACACGCGCTGGCTATCGTGGGTGTCGATGGAGCGACGGATGCCAGTGTCGCGGATGGACTGCCTCGATCGACGGCGCTTGGGTTGGTCGCGGCGTCGTTGCAGAGTGCGGCTGGACTTATGGCGAGGGGGCCTTATTCGCCGGAGTCGTTGAAGGCTGGCATGTCGACGCCGGGAGGCATTACGTTGAATGCGCTTGTGCAGCTTAATGCGGAGGCTACGCCGGGTATTGCGAAGGCTGTGAGGGGCGCTGTTAAGTTCACGAAGAGTATGAATGAATAG
- a CDS encoding Delta(24)-sterol reductase, with protein sequence MATELPSCQVHTKAVGSIASRVRGFHNTSSPFRIYHGSTNSTRKSPRRHDNIVDISHLNRVLAIDVSKKIAFVEPNVPMDQLAAATLKMGLVPPVVMEFPGITAGGGFAGTSGESSSFKHGLFDRTVQAVEIVLGNGEVTMASPDDPETAELFHAAAASFGTLGVVTLLALELIDAQPFVELTYVRVASVDDAIGCFKAHTGIGTLDYMDGILFAKDRGVVCLGRMAEDNGQYNGKYRTFSQPRDDWFYINAQNLLLDKTQNSWTELVPLQEYLFRYERGAFWISKYTFKYFAVPLNRLTRWLLDTYTHTRIMYSALHHSGLSSQYIIQDVAIPYDNAAAFVSHLDTTFKNYPLWLCPLRMRGKSPTSAYGLLAEAPTEEADDHNVASAPRPEMMLNFGVWGPLGSNNDFTTWNRGFEGKINALGGQKWLYSHTFYTEEEFWSIHGDRKQYEKTRAKYHASSLPSIYEKVRATEAVHKHDAEQSWRQWLFLIFWSIWPFKGLYGWLLCILSEDYLLPRKASFWNPHQQAEQGEKEHLLPAEDK encoded by the coding sequence ATGGCCACAGAACTGCCATCCTGCCAAGTGCACACTAAAGCAGTTGGCAGTATTGCATCTCGTGTTCGAGGATTTCACAATACCAGCTCGCCTTTCCGGATCTATCATGGCTCGACCAACAGCACAAGGAAGTCGCCGCGACGACACGACAACATTGTGGACATCAGCCATTTGAATCGCGTGCTTGCTATCGATGTCTCGAAGAAAATTGCGTTCGTGGAGCCAAACGTGCCCATGGACCAGCTCGCCGCTGCGACTCTGAAGATGGGACTCGTGCCACCTGTGGTAATGGAGTTTCCCGGGATCACTGCCGGCGGAGGGTTTGCAGGTACTAGCGGCGAGAGCAGCTCTTTCAAACATGGCCTGTTCGACAGGACTGTGCAGGCGGTGGAGATTGTGTTAGGCAACGGAGAAGTGACAATGGCTTCACCTGACGATCCAGAGACTGCTGAACTATTTCATGCAGCAGCAGCTTCTTTCGGTACACTGGGTGTAGTCACATTGCTGGCGCTAGAACTTATCGATGCGCAGCCTTTCGTGGAATTGACCTACGTGAGAGTGGCGAGCGTGGACGATGCCATAGGGTGCTTCAAGGCCCACACTGGAATTGGAACCCTGGACTACATGGATGGCATTCTGTTCGCTAAAGATCGCGGAGTCGTCTGTTTGGGTAGAATGGCAGAAGACAATGGCCAATATAACGGAAAGTATCGCACGTTCTCTCAACCACGGGATGACTGGTTCTACATTAACGCCCAGAATCTGCTCCTGGACAAAACTCAGAACAGCTGGACAGAGCTTGTCCCCTTACAAGAATATCTCTTTCGCTACGAGAGGGGCGCTTTCTGGATCAGCAAGTATACTTTCAAGTACTTCGCAGTCCCTCTGAACCGGCTCACCAGATGGCTCTTGGATACATACACGCACACCCGAATCATGTACAGCGCTCTCCATCATTCCGGCCTCTCCTCCCAGTACATCATACAGGATGTGGCCATACCATATGACAACGCAGCAGCCTTTGTATCACATCTCGATACCACCTTCAAAAACTACCCGCTCTGGCTATGCCCGCTTCGGATGCGTGGCAAATCGCCAACCTCGGCGTATGGACTTCTAGCTGAAGCTCCCACAGAGGAAGCAGACGATCATAATGTGGCCTCAGCACCGCGACCTGAGATGATGCTGAACTTCGGCGTCTGGGGGCCATTGGGGAGCAACAACGACTTCACCACTTGGAACAGAGGGTTTGAGGGGAAGATCAACGCTCTAGGGGGCCAAAAGTGGCTGTACTCACACACTTTCTACACTGAAGAAGAGTTCTGGAGCATACATGGCGATCGGAAGCAATATGAGAAGACGAGAGCCAAGTACCATGCATCGTCATTGCCTAGCATATACGAGAAAGTCCGGGCCACCGAGGCTGTCCACAAGCATGATGCAGAGCAAAGCTGGAGGCAATGGCTTTTTCTGATATTTTGGAGTATCTGGCCGTTCAAGGGGCTGTACGGGTGGTTGCTTTGCATCCTGAGCGAAGACTACTTGCTGCCTCGGAAAGCGTCGTTCTGGAATCCGCATCAACAGGCAGAACAGGGAGAAAAGGAGCATTTGCTGCCCGCAGAAGATAAGTAG
- a CDS encoding 7-dehydrocholesterol reductase, translated as MLTLTLTTLLSWSMSMAGLPSSMASAPLNNKATNRIPAMSDVTWGRRARATTIDGIVAAAIVLVVPFWMNMDRIALRYFDGSLSSATSALWEEGVIDFAFNYYPRPSRTAIAGYTAWIIFQAVLYVSLPGRPCRSQRTPGGQLLEYTANGLLAWVVTHVLFLAAALMWVFKMSVVADHWDGLVVAMDAYGIFVSAASLLKGHFAPSFVGDRKLSSSIPFDFFSGVELNPRLGKSFDIKFFHNGRAGIVGWTLINASFAAFQYNVHGYVSNSMLVGNVLQAIYVVDFFINEDWYLRTVDIAHDHFGFYLAYGTTSFLPQLYTIQAQYLARYPTQLDTLQALGALVLGVSGYALFRSANWQKDVVRRTDGATTIWGESAKVVRTKYHTSDGKEHDGLLLACGWWGVCRHINYLADLIQTFAMCIVCGFDHLLPWLHMLWMCLLLLNRLQRDERRCRAKYGKQWEKYCEKARYRLVPGIW; from the exons ATGCTGACG CTCACTCTCACAACCCTACTGTCCTGGAGCATGTCCATGGCAGGTCTACCATCAAGCATGGCATCCGCACCACTCAACAACAAGGCCACTAACCGAATCCCTGCAATGTCGGACGTCACCTGGGGCCGCCGCGCAAGAGCGACCACAATCGACGGCATCGTGGCCGCAGCGATCGTCCTGGTGGTCCCGTTCTGGATGAACATGGATCGCATCGCGCTCCGATATTTCGACGGATCACTCTCGTCAGCAACGAGCGCACTGTGGGAAGAAGGCGTTATCGATTTCGCCTTCAACTACTATCCACGTCCCTCCAGGACAGCAATTGCGGGATACACTGCTTGGATTATCTTCCAGGCTGTGCTGTACGTTAGCTTGCCAGGACGACCATGTAGAAGTCAGCGTACGCCTGGTGGGCAGCTGCTTGAGTATACTGCGAACGGTCTGCTAGCTTGGGTAGTCACGCATGTCCTGTTCCTGGCAGCGGCCCTGATGTGGGTCTTCAAAATGAGCGTCGTCGCTGACCATTGGGATGGCTTGGTCGTCGCAATGGATGCGTATGGCATCTTCGTTTCTGCGGCATCGCTGCTCAAAGGGCACTTTGCTCCATCGTTCGTTGGGGACCGCAAGCTAAGTA GCTCCATACCCTTCGACTTCTTCTCCGGCGTGGAGCTCAATCCTCGCCTCGGAAAGTCTTTCGACATCAAGTTCTTCCACAACGGTCGTGCCGGTATCGTGGGCTGGACTTTGATCAACGCCTCCTTCGCAGCATTCCAGTACAATGTCCATGGGTACGTGAGCAACTCCATGCTAGTCGGTAATGTCCTGCAAGCCATCTACGTGGTCGACTTCTTCATCAACGAAGACTGGTACCTCCGGACCGTCGACATCGCCCACGATCACTTTGGCTTCTACCTAGCATACGGGACAACGAGCTTTCTGCCACAGCTGTACACGATCCAAGCACAGTATTTGGCTCGGTACCCAACACAACTTGACACCTTGCAGGCGCTGGGCGCTCTCGTCCTTGGTGTATCAGGCTATGCTCTGTTTCGTTCAGCGAACTGGCAGAAAGACGTCGTGCGGCGTACCGATGGAGCAACGACGATCTGGGGCGAGTCGGCCAAGGTAGTACGCACGAAGTACCACACAAGCGACGGCAAAGAGCACGATGGGCTTCTTCTCGCATGTGGCTGGTGGGGCGTCTGTCGGCACATCAACTATCTGGCCGATCTCATTCAGACTTTCGCCATGTGTATCGTGTGCGGGTTCGATCATCTTCTGCCTTGGTTGCACATGCTGTGGATGTGCCTGCTGCTTCTCAATCGACTGCAGAGAGACGAGAGGAGGTGCAGAGCGAAGTACGGCAAGCAGTGGGAGAAGTACTGCGAGAAAGCACGCTACCGTTTGGTTCCTGGCATATGGTAG
- a CDS encoding Heterokaryon incompatibility protein 6, OR allele, translating to MIHRSYERAEYCGAFIRGIMNASIICAVKRGSREMDKTLMSAVHFDCSEPRDKIFGLLGLVPEPEQRLLQRPDYTRPVEHVFTGATRAAIHACRRLWLLSTVTVIRPDAQATGMYDLPSWVPQFAAEWHKGPKGIGNFSHRGCDDMQPLQIDERTAHNILRVQGVHVGTVAYMNAPLEAEIFSGIVLLAGYFHQILLHIVERNALPSSSDKSFSILYKALAQWDDYHHLLERDMYSAFLAFLYECQQNLPDWHSSRVPIIPHEAKNQSSSAFFQDHLKINAVKRTFFVTCDGQAGQATSRVQAGDQVCILFGSELPFVLQKVAGHFVLIGTARLTEVMDGQYIAQLEQNGGLPAATQWFEIH from the exons ATGATCCACCGGTCTTACGAACGAGCAGAGTACTGTGGGGCTTTCATCCGCGGCATCATGAACGCTTCTATCATTTGTGCCGTCAAGCGAGGCAGTCGGGAGATGGACAAGACTTTGATGTCAGCAGTCCACTTCGACTGCAGCGAGCCAAGAGATAAAATCTTTGGCCTACTTGGTCTCGTGCCCGAGCCCGAGCAGCGACTTCTCCAACGTCCGGACTACACGCGCCCGGTCGAGCATGTCTTTACTGGGGCGACCCGTGCTGCTATTCATGCTTGCAGGCGCTTATGGCTGCTCAGTACGGTCACCGTGATAAGACCGGATGCACAGGCTACAGGCATGTACGATCTTCCATCATGGGTCCCCCAGTTCGCAGCTGAGTGGCACAAAGGCCCCAAGGGCATTGGGAACTTCTCGCATCGCGGTTGCGACGATATGCAACCACTACAGATCGATGAAAGAACGGCTCATAACATACTCCGTGTGCAGGGTGTGCATGTCGGGACAGTAGCTTACATGAATGCACCTCTGGAGGCAGAGATATTCTCAGGTATTGTCCTGCTTGCTGGATACTTCCACCAAATACTACTTCATATCGTTGAGAGAAACGCTCTGCCATCCTCTTCAGACAAGAGTTTTTCAATACTATACAAAGCTCTGGCTCAGTGGGACGACTACCATCATCTCCTGGAACGAGACATGTACTCTGCGTTCCTAGCCTTCCTGTACGAGTGCCAGCAGAACCTGCCGGATTGGCATAGCTCTCGGGTCCCAATCATACCGCATGAAGCAAAGAATCAGAGCTCTTCGGCGTTCTTTCAGGACCATTTGAAGATCAACGCTGTGAAAAGAACATTCTTCGTAACGTGCGACGGTCAGGCTGGGCAAGCTACGTCACGGGTCCAGGCGGGCGACCAGGTGTGCATTCTTTTCGGTAGTGAGCTGCCGTTCGTTCTGCAAAAAGTGGCTGGTCATTTCGTGTTGATCGGCACTGCACGCCTTACTGAAGTGATGGAT GGACAATACATAGCACAGTTGGAGCAAAATGGTGGACTGCCGGCAGCGACGCAGTGGTTTGAGATTCACTAG
- a CDS encoding Calpain-type cysteine protease ADL1: MKSGFKRLPAMADPEPPPEPTPFPIKIVTEPPPPPVADDLDLPSPVPGKRNDQFYSAWEKFLAVEPKRAIKTSRAAHEIEVEKEAVRQSPGGGLQIKENAAKSWEEAAAECKTQVAAIVEECVRLNQKYRDAIFDLEANPYCVQSLTGRYPNAVDKVDPPPWIKRVEDIFDKPEFFIDGASATDVHQGSSGDCWFLAALMAVSAKKELIDCLCVARDEKVGVYGFVFYRDDEWIYEVIDDKLFLRVGDDDDLQVVRDWDSGKKEGLSIKHDEDKLKDTLQKGGTALYFSHCKSNETWLPLIEKAYAKAHGDYFAIEGGFASEGIEDLTGGVAVVLNPEDIMDKERFWREQLSQVNQKYLFGGGSKPTGTKGMVGGHAYAVLEAWEEGDLKLLKLRNPWGEVEWEGDWSDGSKLWTPEMMIKLKHTFGDDGIFWMSYKHFLKHFPCINRVRLFDEGWSVAQQWTCVTVPWTIDYLDTKFRFTVSEKGPVVLVLAQPDDRYFYGLRGRYLYSMHFRVYKDGDETRYIVRSMHNSGNETVFTRSVSAEIEDMEPGTYNVVFKVTAMRSTISSTAEEAIIKYAVERKEKLLHVGRRFDYAQSKGDLRNKEKAVKALRKQNRKDKDKSGWKKNRMLTQQDRERAKKRKKRVDDAMKEKRKEFHDRQRGRAKAREERMRRKAAERQAAALAASDDATAVKPDELTPASSEDVAIEKDATAKAAPEDVTEGAAQPDQPDTAKGDDVIANLKRIEDEKGAEALTEKVSDLRIQDEPRERRERRDLQRTLAPSRRSRSISPVDDDSEYESPLEPPEDMDDDDFDWDSEMDGPISSGSSEGDASPTVAGMRKSSRAKNDIFADDPWSAICVLGLRIYTKSKDCRVSVVKGEDEA; encoded by the exons ATGAAGTCAGGTTTCAAACGCCTCCCAGCAATGGCAGACCCTGAGCCTCCGCCAGAGCCAACGCCGTTTCCGATCAAGATAGTAACAGAGCCTCCGCCGCCGCCAGTAGCTGACGACCTGGACTTGCCATCTCCCGTTCCGGGCAAGCGGAACGATCAGTTCTACTCAGCATGGGAGAAATTTCTAGCTGTAGAGCCCAAGCGAGCCATTAAGACCTCGAGAGCTGCCCACGAAATCGAAGTCGAAAAGGAAGCTGTGAGGCAGAGTCCTGGAGGTGGGCTTCAGATCAAAGAAAATGCTGCCAAGTCGTGGGAAGAAGCTGCAGCAGAATGCAAGACTCAAGTCGCAGCCATCGTTGAAGAGTGTGTGAGGCTGAACCAGAAGTATAGAGATGCCATCTTCGATCTGGAAGCCAACCCGTACTGTGTACAGAGTCTGACTGGGCGATACCCAAATGCAGTGGACAAGGTCGACCCGCCACCCTGGATTAAACGTGTAGAAGACATCTTCGATAAGCCAGAATTCTTCATCGATGGAGCCAGTGCTACAGATGTACATCAAGGTTCAAGTGGCGACTGCTGGTTTCTGGCAGCGCTGATGGCAGTATCTGCGAAGAAGGAATTGATCGATTGCTTATGTGTGGCGAGAGATGAGAAGGTCGGAGTCTATGGCTTTGTGTTCTACCGTGATGATGAATGGATCTACGAAGTCATTGACGACAAGCTCTTCTTACGAGTAGGAGACGATGATGATCTGCAGGTAGTCCGCGATTGGGATAGTGGGAAGAAGGAAGGCCTTAGTATCAAGCACGACGAAGACAAGCTCAAGGATACACTGCAGAAAGGTGGAACGGCGTTGTACTTCAGCCACTGCAAGTCTAACGAGACTTGGCTGCCGCTGATTGAAAAAGCTTATGCCAAAGCTCATGGAGACTACTTTGCGATCGAG GGCGGCTTCGCCAGTGAAGGCATCGAAGACTTGACTGGCGGCGTAGCAGTCGTGCTTAACCCTGAGGACATTATGGACAAAGAGCGCTTTTGGCGAGAGCAACTATCACAAGTCAATCAGAAGTACCTCTTTGGTGGTGGCTCGAAGCCCACTGGAACGAAGGGCATGGTAGGCGGACACGCGTATGCGGTGCTCGAAGCTTGGGAAGAAGGCGACCTCAAGCTTCTCAAGTTGAGAAACCCATGGGGAGAAGTCGAATGGGAGGGCGATTGGAGTGATGGCTCCAAGCTCTGGACGCCAGAAATGATGATTAAGCTCAAGC ACACTTTCGGCGATGATGGCATTTTCTGGATGTCGTACAAACACTTTCTGAAGCATTTTCCCTGCATCAACCGTGTCCGACTTTTCGACGAAGGTTGGTCTGTCGCACAGCAGTGGACTTGCGTGACAGTGCCATGGACAATCGATTACTTGGACACAAAGTTCCGCTTCACTGTGAGCGAAAAGGGCCCTGTCGTTCTGGTCCTTGCACAGCCAGATGATAGGTacttctacggcttacgcGGCCGGTACCTGTACAGCATGCACTTTCGCGTGTACAAAGATGGCGATGAAACACGGTACATCGTCCGCAGCATGCACAACTCTGGCAACGAGACGGTCTTTACGAGATCAGTCAGCGCAGAGATCGAGGATATGGAACCAGGGACATACAATGTCGTCTTCAAAGTCACGGCGATGAGGTCTACAATCTCGTCCACAGCGGAAGAAGCAATAATAAAGTATGCCGTCGAACGGAAGGAGAAGCTCCTGCATGTCGGCCGGCGCTTCGACTATGCGCAGAGCAAGGGCGACCTTCGGAATAAGGAGAAGGCAGTCAAGGCTCTGAGGAAGCAGAACAGGAAGGACAAGGACAAGTCAGGCTGGAAGAAGAATCGAATGTTGACCCAACAGGATCGCGAGCGTGCGAAGAAGCGAAAGAAGCGGGTCGACGATGCTATGAAGGAGAAGCGCAAGGAGTTCCACGACAGGCAGCGCGGGAGAGCGAAGGCGAGAGAGGAACGCATGCGTCGGAAAGCTGCCGAAAGACAGGCTGCTGCACTGGCAGCCTCGGATGATGCCACTGCTGTCAAACCAGACGAACTTACACCAGCATCAAGCGAGGATGTGGCTATCGAGAAGGATGCGACTGCAAAGGCCGCGCCCGAGGACGTGACGGAGGGTGCCGCCCAACCTGATCAGCCAGACACAGCCAAGGGTGACGACGTGATCGCCAACCTGAAGAGAATCGAAGACGAGAAGGGTGCCGAAGCTCTTACTGAAAAAGTCTCAGATCTGCGCATTCAGGACGAGCCTAGGGAACGGCGTGAGCGCCGCGATCTTCAACGCACACTAGCACCATCTCGCAGAAGTCGCAGTATCTCTCCCGTCGATGACGATAGCGAATACGAATCTCCTCTAGAGCCTCCAGAGGACATGGACGATGATGACTTCGATTGGGACTCTGAGATGGATGGCCCGATCAGCTCTGGGAGCAGCGAGGGCGATGCTTCGCCGACCGTGGCTGGAATGAGGAAGTCGTCGAGAGCGAAGAATGATATTTTCGCGGATGATCCGTGGTCGGCGATCTGTGTGCTTGGGTTGAGGATATATACGAAGAGCAAGGATTGTAGGGTTAGTGTTGTGAAGGGGGAGGATGAGGCGTAG